A DNA window from Streptococcus mutans contains the following coding sequences:
- a CDS encoding APC family permease — translation MMTIFRKKNTNLDKTEMKRHFKVIDLIFLGLGSMVGTGIFTITGIGAAKYAGPALIISIIVSAIAVGISALFYAEFTSRIPANGGAYSYLYATLGEFPAWLAGWYIIMEFLTAISSVASGWGSYFKGLLSSYGIELPSLLNGTFNPAKNNYIDLLPALVIFLVTGIVLLNSKIALRFNSSLVVMKFSALALFIIIGLFYIKPENWSNFAPFGFGKIYGGQTGIMAGASLMFFAFLGFESISMAVDEVQKPQKNIPKGIIASLTIVTILYVSVTLVLTGIVHYSKLNVADAVAFALRQAGLVWAANYISVVAILTLITVCISMTFALARTVYSISRDGLLPKQLGIVTKHSKVPKNATLLVGFASMICAGVFPLSSIAEFLNICTLAYLIMLAIAIIKLRKDQGQPKIGEFKTPFIPFLPIVSIVICLSLMSQYKSVTWIAFGISTSIGFLIYFAYGYRHSTIFIKNNPKIR, via the coding sequence ATGATGACTATTTTCAGAAAGAAGAATACTAATTTAGATAAAACAGAAATGAAACGTCACTTTAAAGTAATTGATCTAATTTTTCTTGGATTAGGATCAATGGTTGGAACAGGAATTTTTACAATTACTGGTATTGGTGCAGCTAAGTATGCGGGTCCTGCTTTGATTATTTCAATTATTGTTTCGGCAATTGCCGTTGGAATTTCTGCACTTTTCTATGCTGAATTTACTTCTCGAATACCTGCAAATGGTGGAGCTTACAGCTACTTATATGCTACTTTGGGAGAATTTCCCGCTTGGTTAGCTGGTTGGTACATTATTATGGAATTTCTTACTGCAATTTCAAGTGTAGCATCTGGTTGGGGAAGTTATTTCAAGGGATTGTTATCAAGCTATGGTATTGAATTACCATCTTTGCTTAATGGTACTTTTAATCCAGCTAAAAATAATTACATTGACTTGCTTCCTGCCTTAGTCATTTTTTTAGTCACAGGAATCGTGTTATTAAATTCTAAAATTGCCTTACGCTTTAATAGTAGTTTAGTTGTAATGAAATTTTCTGCCTTAGCCCTTTTTATAATTATTGGATTGTTTTATATAAAACCTGAAAATTGGTCTAATTTTGCACCTTTTGGTTTTGGAAAAATTTATGGTGGACAAACTGGAATAATGGCTGGCGCTTCTTTGATGTTTTTTGCATTTTTGGGGTTTGAATCTATTTCAATGGCAGTGGATGAAGTTCAAAAACCACAAAAAAATATTCCCAAAGGTATTATTGCTTCTTTAACGATTGTTACCATTCTTTATGTTAGTGTTACTCTTGTATTAACTGGTATTGTTCATTATTCTAAATTAAATGTTGCCGATGCAGTTGCCTTTGCACTTCGTCAAGCGGGTTTGGTATGGGCAGCAAACTATATTTCAGTTGTTGCGATTCTGACTCTTATAACAGTTTGCATTTCTATGACTTTTGCTTTAGCTAGAACCGTTTATAGTATTAGTCGTGATGGATTATTGCCAAAACAACTCGGCATTGTTACCAAACATAGCAAGGTTCCGAAAAATGCTACTCTTCTTGTTGGTTTTGCTTCTATGATTTGTGCTGGAGTTTTTCCGCTTTCTAGCATTGCAGAATTTTTAAATATTTGTACCCTAGCTTATCTTATTATGTTGGCCATTGCTATTATCAAGCTCAGAAAAGATCAGGGACAACCTAAAATTGGAGAATTCAAAACACCATTTATCCCATTTTTACCTATTGTTTCTATAGTTATATGCTTATCTCTTATGAGTCAATATAAGTCTGTCACTTGGATTGCATTTGGAATCAGTACATCTATAGGTTTCTTAATTTACTTTGCATATGGCTATAGACATTCAACTATTTTCATAAAAAATAATCCAAAAATTAGATAG
- the recO gene encoding DNA repair protein RecO — MQTKETRGLVLYNRPFREDDKLVKIFTETSGKHMFFVRHATNSKLSSVIQPLILANFILKINNHGLSYIEDYKGVSLFKEINADIYKLAYATYLVSLADAAISDAVYDAPLFAFLIKTLELMDEGLDYEILTNIFEIQILDRFGVQLNFHDCVFCHRVGLAFDFSHRYSGLLCPEHYEKDLYRSHLDPNVPYLLNQFQTLHFDSLKTISVKPDMKQKLRKFIDEVYEDYIGLRLKSKKFIDDLDHWGQVMK, encoded by the coding sequence ATGCAGACTAAAGAAACAAGAGGTTTAGTGCTTTATAATCGGCCATTTAGAGAGGATGATAAGCTGGTTAAAATTTTTACGGAAACTTCCGGCAAACACATGTTTTTTGTGCGTCATGCTACTAATTCAAAATTGTCTTCTGTCATTCAACCATTGATTCTAGCTAATTTTATTTTAAAAATTAATAATCATGGACTTTCTTATATTGAAGATTATAAGGGAGTCTCTCTTTTTAAGGAAATTAATGCAGATATTTATAAATTAGCTTATGCTACTTACCTTGTGTCTTTGGCTGATGCTGCTATTTCAGATGCTGTCTATGATGCCCCTCTTTTTGCTTTTTTAATTAAGACCCTAGAATTGATGGATGAAGGTCTTGATTATGAAATATTGACCAATATTTTTGAAATCCAAATTCTAGATCGCTTTGGCGTTCAACTTAATTTTCATGACTGTGTTTTTTGCCATCGTGTCGGTTTAGCTTTTGATTTTTCACATCGCTATTCAGGTCTTTTGTGTCCTGAACATTATGAAAAAGATCTTTATCGTAGTCACTTAGATCCTAATGTCCCTTACCTTTTGAACCAATTTCAAACTTTACATTTTGATAGCTTAAAGACCATTTCAGTTAAACCTGACATGAAACAAAAGCTGAGAAAATTTATTGATGAAGTTTATGAGGACTATATTGGTCTTCGTCTCAAAAGTAAAAAATTTATTGATGATTTAGATCACTGGGGACAAGTTATGAAATAA
- a CDS encoding ribose-phosphate diphosphokinase, which translates to MSYSNLKLFALSSNKELAEKVAKTIGISLGKSTVRQFSDGEIQVNIEESIRGNHVFILQSTSSPVNDNLMEILIMVDALKRASAETVSVVMPYYGYARQDRKARSREPITSKLVANMLAVAGVDRLLTVDLHAAQIQGFFDIPVDHLMGAPLIADYFVRRGMCGSDYVVVSPDHGGVTRARKLAQFLQTPIAIIDKRRNVNKMNTSEVMNIIGNVSGKTCILIDDMIDTAGTIAHAADALAEAGATAVYASCTHPVLSGSALDNIQNSAIEKLVVLDTIDLPEEKLIDKIEQISITDLISEAIIRIHEKRPLSPLFEFTTFN; encoded by the coding sequence ATGTCTTATTCTAATTTAAAATTGTTTGCTTTATCTTCAAACAAAGAATTAGCAGAGAAAGTGGCTAAGACTATTGGTATTAGTCTTGGAAAATCAACTGTTCGTCAATTTTCTGATGGAGAAATTCAAGTTAATATTGAAGAATCTATTCGCGGAAACCATGTTTTTATTTTACAGTCAACAAGTTCACCTGTAAATGATAACTTAATGGAAATTTTGATTATGGTTGATGCTCTTAAACGTGCTAGTGCTGAGACTGTCAGTGTTGTCATGCCTTATTATGGTTATGCTCGTCAAGATCGAAAAGCACGTTCGCGTGAACCCATCACCTCCAAGTTAGTTGCTAATATGCTTGCTGTGGCGGGAGTTGATCGTCTTTTGACTGTTGACTTGCATGCAGCACAAATTCAAGGTTTTTTTGATATTCCTGTTGATCATTTGATGGGAGCCCCTTTAATTGCGGATTATTTTGTTCGTCGTGGTATGTGTGGCAGCGACTATGTCGTTGTTAGTCCTGACCATGGAGGCGTGACACGTGCGCGTAAATTAGCCCAATTTCTTCAAACTCCGATAGCAATTATTGATAAACGACGAAATGTTAACAAAATGAATACAAGTGAAGTCATGAATATCATTGGCAATGTTTCTGGGAAAACGTGTATTTTAATTGATGATATGATTGATACTGCAGGAACAATTGCTCATGCAGCTGACGCCCTTGCTGAAGCAGGTGCTACTGCAGTTTATGCTTCATGTACACATCCAGTTCTGTCTGGTTCTGCTTTAGATAATATTCAAAATTCGGCTATTGAAAAATTAGTTGTTTTGGATACAATTGACCTTCCTGAAGAAAAATTGATAGATAAAATTGAACAAATTTCAATTACTGATTTGATTTCTGAGGCTATTATTCGTATTCATGAAAAACGACCGCTATCACCTTTATTTGAATTTACAACTTTTAACTAG
- the gbpB gene encoding glucan-binding protein GbpB — protein MKKRILSAVLVSGVTLSSATTLSAVKADDFDAQIASQDSKINNLTAQQQAAQAQVNTIQGQVSALQTQQAELQAENQRLEAQSATLGQQIQTLSSKIVARNESLKQQARSAQKSNAATSYINAIINSKSVSDAINRVSAIREVVSANEKMLQQQEQDKAAVEQKQQENQAAINTVAANQETIAQNTNALNTQQAQLEAAQLNLQAELTTAQDQKATLVAQKAAAEEAARQAAAAQAAAEAKAAAEAKALQEQAAQAAANNNTQATDASDQQAAAADNTQAAQTGDSTEQSAAQAVNNSDQESTTATEAQPSASSASTAAVAANTSSANTYPAGQCTWGVKSLAPWVGNYWGNGGQWAASAAAAGYRVGSTPSAGAVAVWNDGGYGHVAYVTGVQGGQIQVQEANYAGNQSIGNYRGWFNPGSVSYIYPN, from the coding sequence ATGAAAAAAAGAATTTTATCAGCAGTTTTAGTGAGTGGTGTAACTCTTAGTTCTGCGACAACATTATCAGCTGTAAAAGCTGATGACTTTGATGCGCAGATTGCGTCACAAGATTCTAAAATCAACAACTTGACCGCACAACAGCAAGCAGCACAAGCACAAGTTAATACGATTCAAGGACAAGTAAGTGCTTTACAGACACAACAAGCTGAATTACAAGCTGAAAATCAAAGACTTGAAGCTCAGTCTGCTACTTTGGGTCAACAAATTCAAACACTTTCAAGCAAAATTGTTGCACGTAATGAATCTTTGAAGCAACAAGCTCGTAGTGCTCAAAAAAGTAACGCAGCTACCAGCTATATTAATGCTATCATTAATTCAAAATCAGTTTCTGATGCTATTAATCGTGTTTCGGCTATTCGTGAAGTTGTATCTGCTAATGAAAAAATGCTTCAACAACAAGAGCAAGATAAAGCAGCTGTTGAGCAAAAGCAACAAGAAAATCAAGCAGCAATTAATACTGTTGCAGCTAATCAGGAGACAATTGCTCAAAATACAAATGCTTTAAATACACAGCAAGCTCAATTAGAAGCAGCACAACTAAACTTGCAAGCTGAATTGACTACTGCACAAGATCAAAAAGCTACTTTAGTTGCTCAAAAAGCGGCAGCAGAGGAAGCTGCACGCCAAGCAGCAGCAGCACAAGCGGCAGCAGAAGCTAAGGCCGCAGCAGAAGCGAAAGCTTTACAAGAACAAGCAGCGCAAGCAGCAGCAAATAATAATACTCAAGCTACAGATGCTTCTGACCAACAAGCAGCGGCAGCTGATAACACTCAAGCAGCACAAACAGGTGATTCAACTGAGCAGTCAGCAGCACAAGCAGTAAATAATTCTGATCAAGAAAGTACTACAGCAACAGAAGCACAACCATCAGCTTCTAGTGCTTCGACAGCTGCTGTAGCAGCTAATACTTCTTCTGCTAATACATATCCAGCAGGGCAATGTACTTGGGGTGTTAAATCATTAGCTCCTTGGGTAGGAAACTACTGGGGTAATGGTGGACAATGGGCAGCAAGTGCAGCAGCGGCAGGATATAGAGTTGGTTCTACACCTTCAGCTGGAGCTGTAGCTGTATGGAATGATGGCGGTTATGGACACGTTGCTTATGTTACAGGTGTTCAAGGTGGCCAAATTCAAGTTCAAGAAGCTAACTATGCAGGTAACCAATCTATTGGTAACTACCGTGGTTGGTTTAATCCAGGTAGTGTAAGCTATATCTATCCAAACTAA
- a CDS encoding pyridoxal phosphate-dependent aminotransferase — protein sequence MDLSKRFNKNLNKIEVSMIRQFDQSISDIPDVLKLTLGEPDFATPKHIKEAAKRAIDADESHYTGMAGLLALRQAASAFVKEKYHLTYNPDNEILVTIGATEALSASLTAILEPGDKVLLPAPAYPGYEPVVNLVGAEVVEIDTRSNDFVLTPEMLEEAILKEGEALKAVILNYPTNPTGVTYSRQQIKNLAEVLKKYPIFVISDEVYAELTYTGESHVSIAEYLPDQTILISGLSKSHAMTGWRLGLIFAPAVLTAQLIKSHQYLVTAATTSVQFAAIEALTNGKDDALPMKEEYIKRRDYIIEKMEAMKFKIIKPDGAFYIFAKIPVAQGQDSFKFLQDFAKEKAVAFIPGVAFGKYGEGYLRISYAASMETIKEAMKRLKEFMEQYAD from the coding sequence ATGGATTTGAGTAAACGTTTTAATAAAAATTTAAATAAGATTGAAGTCTCTATGATTCGTCAGTTTGATCAATCTATTTCAGATATTCCAGATGTTTTGAAATTGACTTTGGGTGAACCAGATTTTGCAACTCCAAAACATATTAAGGAGGCTGCTAAAAGGGCAATTGATGCTGATGAAAGTCATTACACAGGAATGGCAGGACTTTTGGCATTAAGGCAGGCAGCTAGTGCTTTTGTAAAAGAAAAATATCATCTTACCTATAATCCTGATAATGAAATTTTAGTAACAATTGGAGCTACAGAAGCTTTATCAGCTAGTTTAACAGCTATTTTGGAACCTGGTGATAAAGTGCTTTTGCCTGCACCAGCTTATCCCGGTTATGAGCCTGTTGTTAATTTGGTTGGGGCTGAAGTAGTTGAGATTGATACCAGATCTAATGATTTTGTCCTAACACCAGAGATGCTTGAAGAGGCTATTTTAAAAGAGGGAGAGGCTCTTAAGGCTGTTATTCTCAACTATCCAACCAACCCAACAGGAGTAACTTATTCGCGCCAGCAAATCAAAAATTTGGCTGAGGTTCTTAAAAAATATCCTATCTTTGTCATCAGTGATGAAGTTTATGCTGAACTGACTTATACAGGAGAATCACACGTTTCTATTGCTGAATATTTACCTGACCAAACGATTTTGATTTCTGGTTTATCGAAATCACATGCCATGACAGGTTGGCGTTTGGGCTTGATTTTTGCACCAGCTGTTTTGACAGCACAGTTGATTAAGAGTCATCAGTATTTGGTAACTGCAGCGACCACCAGTGTACAATTTGCTGCTATAGAAGCTTTGACCAATGGTAAAGATGATGCTCTGCCAATGAAAGAAGAATATATTAAGCGCCGTGATTATATCATTGAAAAAATGGAAGCAATGAAGTTTAAAATCATCAAACCTGATGGTGCTTTTTATATCTTTGCTAAAATACCAGTTGCGCAAGGACAAGATTCCTTTAAGTTCCTACAAGATTTTGCTAAAGAGAAGGCAGTAGCTTTTATTCCTGGTGTTGCTTTTGGAAAATATGGAGAAGGTTACTTACGAATTTCTTATGCAGCAAGCATGGAGACTATAAAAGAAGCGATGAAACGCCTTAAAGAATTTATGGAGCAATATGCAGACTAA
- the mreC gene encoding rod shape-determining protein MreC has product MKKMRLSRFIVFVITVLLTISIGLFFIFQDSVIIKSVSKPVNLVVSSADEIVHWPFQVIDNTKHLFKTNSENKTLKRKLEKFEGQKGDLERLKEENTALRKTLKIKENFPDLTVLSSKVIVRSPVSWLDILTIDLGKNDGVTKNMLVLSNGNLVGKITQVTATSSSVKLLSNTKSIDEIPVKIATQKGDVFGILTHYDPKTSTFEITQLTSSLDVKKGDSVTTSGLDGQSVEGVSVGKVVSEENNSNNLSRKIFVKPAVDLSDISHVTLVGD; this is encoded by the coding sequence ATGAAAAAAATGAGATTGTCACGTTTTATTGTTTTTGTTATCACGGTATTATTAACAATTTCAATAGGACTTTTTTTTATTTTCCAAGATTCTGTTATTATAAAATCGGTATCAAAGCCTGTTAATTTAGTTGTTTCTAGCGCTGATGAGATCGTACATTGGCCTTTTCAAGTAATTGATAATACTAAGCATTTGTTTAAAACTAATTCAGAAAATAAAACATTAAAGCGTAAGTTAGAAAAATTTGAGGGGCAAAAAGGTGATTTAGAGAGATTAAAAGAAGAAAACACAGCACTTCGTAAGACTTTAAAAATAAAAGAAAATTTCCCTGATCTAACTGTTTTGTCATCTAAAGTCATTGTTCGTTCCCCGGTTTCTTGGTTAGATATATTAACTATAGATTTAGGAAAAAATGATGGGGTGACAAAAAATATGTTAGTCCTTTCAAATGGTAATTTAGTGGGGAAAATTACTCAAGTTACTGCTACCTCTAGTTCTGTAAAACTGCTTTCCAATACTAAAAGCATTGATGAAATTCCAGTCAAAATTGCAACCCAAAAGGGGGATGTTTTTGGCATTTTAACACATTATGATCCTAAAACCAGTACTTTTGAAATTACTCAATTAACCTCCTCCTTAGATGTTAAGAAAGGGGATAGTGTTACAACAAGTGGCTTAGATGGACAAAGTGTTGAAGGTGTGTCTGTTGGTAAGGTTGTATCTGAAGAAAATAATTCAAACAATCTTTCTCGGAAAATTTTCGTTAAACCAGCGGTAGATTTATCTGATATCTCCCATGTAACTTTAGTAGGTGATTAA
- the mreD gene encoding rod shape-determining protein MreD, translated as MSIFKNKLFVILFAFLMLLVDGHLSLLSRILFQNQFIVSSHFLFIVLLFYTLVFNPYFIFGLACVLGIIYDFYYLGVYNLGIATMLYPLTIVIMFKLWKHIPNGPVQRFLVFFILIFFLDFASIGMAYLYQLTAYPLNDFITYNLAPSLIFNILAFLFFQKLLERIYL; from the coding sequence ATGTCTATCTTTAAAAATAAATTATTTGTCATTTTATTTGCCTTTCTTATGTTACTTGTAGATGGGCATTTATCTTTATTATCACGAATCTTATTTCAAAATCAGTTTATTGTGTCAAGTCATTTTTTATTCATTGTGTTATTGTTTTATACTCTTGTATTCAATCCTTATTTTATTTTTGGACTTGCCTGTGTTTTAGGAATTATTTATGATTTTTATTATTTAGGGGTATATAATTTGGGAATTGCAACTATGTTGTATCCTTTAACAATTGTTATTATGTTTAAATTATGGAAACATATTCCAAATGGTCCTGTTCAACGCTTTCTAGTTTTTTTTATCCTAATCTTTTTTCTTGATTTTGCTAGTATTGGTATGGCCTATTTATATCAATTGACAGCTTATCCTTTAAATGATTTTATCACTTATAATTTAGCACCTTCCTTAATTTTTAATATACTGGCTTTTCTCTTCTTTCAAAAACTTTTAGAAAGGATTTACCTATGA